In Streptomyces sclerotialus, one genomic interval encodes:
- a CDS encoding NAD(P)-binding domain-containing protein, with the protein MNYVSGVRDVDIVVIGAGQAGLAAAFHLRRLGYVPDQDFVVLDHAPRPGGAWQFRWPTLTYGKVHGMHALPGMELTGADAARTSAEVIGEYFRAYEDTFGLRVHRPVHVTAVRPGPEPDGRPLGSPPGRLFVESSEGTYATRALVNATGTWDRPFWPHFPGQERFGGRLLHTAGYRGPQEFAGRRVVVVGGGTSAVQHLMEIAEVAADTVWVTRRPPAFRAGPFDENRGRAAVALVEDRVRQGLPPRSVVSVTGLPMTEELRRARERGVLVRRPMFDRITGTGVQWAEGVRDDGVTGYDADAIVLATGFRPVIDHLAPLRLRAPGGGIRMSGTRVTDDPRVHLVGYGPSASTIGANRAGRAAAREIRQLLEAEPVAA; encoded by the coding sequence ATGAACTATGTCAGCGGGGTCCGTGACGTCGACATCGTCGTCATCGGTGCAGGTCAGGCCGGTCTCGCCGCGGCGTTCCACCTGCGGCGACTGGGTTACGTCCCGGACCAGGACTTCGTCGTCCTCGATCACGCGCCGCGTCCGGGCGGCGCGTGGCAGTTCCGCTGGCCGACCCTGACCTACGGCAAGGTTCACGGGATGCATGCGCTGCCCGGGATGGAACTGACCGGGGCGGACGCCGCACGGACGTCCGCCGAGGTCATCGGCGAGTACTTCAGAGCGTACGAGGACACCTTCGGGCTGCGCGTCCACCGTCCGGTGCACGTCACCGCGGTACGTCCGGGGCCGGAACCGGACGGCCGTCCACTCGGCAGTCCGCCCGGCCGGCTGTTCGTCGAGTCCTCGGAGGGTACGTACGCCACCCGGGCGCTGGTGAACGCGACCGGTACCTGGGACCGTCCGTTCTGGCCGCACTTCCCGGGTCAGGAGCGTTTCGGCGGGCGGTTGCTGCACACCGCCGGCTACCGCGGTCCGCAGGAGTTCGCCGGGCGGCGGGTCGTCGTGGTCGGCGGCGGCACCTCCGCCGTACAGCACCTGATGGAGATCGCCGAGGTCGCGGCGGACACGGTCTGGGTGACCCGGCGGCCGCCGGCCTTCCGCGCGGGTCCCTTCGACGAGAACCGCGGCCGCGCGGCGGTGGCCCTGGTCGAGGACCGGGTCCGGCAGGGCCTGCCGCCCCGCAGCGTGGTCTCGGTCACCGGACTGCCGATGACCGAGGAGCTGCGCCGGGCCCGGGAGCGCGGGGTGCTCGTGCGTCGGCCGATGTTCGACCGGATCACCGGAACGGGCGTGCAGTGGGCCGAGGGAGTGCGGGACGACGGGGTGACCGGCTACGACGCCGACGCCATCGTTCTCGCCACCGGCTTCCGGCCCGTCATCGATCATCTCGCCCCGCTGCGCCTGCGCGCACCCGGTGGCGGCATCCGGATGTCCGGCACCCGCGTCACCGACGACCCCCGCGTCCACCTCGTCGGCTACGGCCCCTCGGCCAGCACCATCGGCGCCAACCGGGCGGGCCGGGCGGCGGCCCGGGAGATACGACAGCTCCTGGAAGCCGAGCCGGTCGCCGCCTGA
- a CDS encoding ABC transporter ATP-binding protein, with translation MATDVHGAVSPTTKTVEGTHASAAVRVAGLTRSFGGRAVIDGLELNVRAGEFVALLGRSGCGKSTLLRVLAGLDREIEGEVSVPRRSAVAFQAPRLMPWKKVWRNVLLGLPGRPGRAVAERALGEVGLAHRTDAWPKTLSGGEAQRASLARALVREPDLLLLDEPFGALDALTRIKAQRLVAELWQQRGCAVLLVTHDVEEALLLADRAVVMDEGVIAYETAIDLPRPRDITSPGFAALRSRLLERLGVAEDVEPDTSADAPVVPTVPTVPTVPTAVSTAAGTATSRTAKGEA, from the coding sequence ATGGCGACCGACGTTCACGGGGCAGTGAGCCCGACGACGAAGACGGTGGAGGGAACCCACGCTTCCGCCGCTGTGCGCGTGGCCGGGCTGACCCGTTCGTTCGGTGGGCGGGCGGTCATCGACGGCCTCGAACTGAACGTGCGGGCAGGCGAGTTCGTCGCGTTGCTGGGGCGCAGTGGGTGCGGCAAGTCGACGCTGCTGCGGGTGCTGGCCGGGCTGGACCGGGAGATCGAGGGCGAGGTGTCGGTACCGCGCCGCTCGGCCGTCGCCTTCCAGGCGCCGCGGTTGATGCCCTGGAAGAAGGTGTGGCGCAACGTACTGCTCGGGCTGCCGGGCCGTCCCGGACGTGCCGTCGCGGAGCGGGCGTTGGGCGAGGTCGGACTCGCGCACCGTACCGACGCCTGGCCCAAGACGCTCTCCGGTGGCGAGGCCCAGCGCGCGTCCCTGGCGCGTGCTCTGGTGCGCGAGCCGGATCTGCTCCTGCTGGACGAGCCCTTCGGCGCGCTGGACGCGCTGACCCGCATCAAGGCGCAGCGGCTGGTCGCCGAGCTGTGGCAGCAGCGTGGTTGCGCGGTGCTGCTGGTCACCCACGACGTGGAGGAGGCGCTGCTGCTCGCGGACCGGGCGGTGGTCATGGACGAGGGTGTGATCGCGTACGAGACCGCCATCGACCTGCCCCGCCCCCGCGACATCACCAGTCCGGGCTTCGCCGCGCTGCGCAGCCGGCTCCTGGAGCGACTGGGCGTGGCCGAGGACGTCGAGCCGGATACCTCTGCCGATGCTCCTGTTGTCCCCACTGTCCCCACTGTCCCTACTGTCCCTACGGCGGTCAGTACGGCGGCCGGTACGGCGACGTCCCGCACGGCGAAGGGCGAAGCCTGA
- a CDS encoding PP2C family protein-serine/threonine phosphatase: protein METFKGAAAGHHGVGLGTAWGAAPYPVLVADTAGALLEPNRAAALLFPDAVPGAWLHEVVPSWLADAHRRLTDPRLAGGPEAVRSAHREGALPVRGKAGGRSFEAYATFGAEGEVVWWLIDDTDRRLAEEALKTERERALLLSEVSNALLASMNVERCMTLTAQLAARHLADAAVVIPSMAGGSLSMITSSADGAVTRRAISADPDQVPGLSEALQGLPSVSGCWIDPAAVPEWMVPGSFAGPVGSVVVTPLPGHGVPTGALVLLRREDRTAFSESEEAFARLFAGRAGAAWSVVKLYAEQASITATLMRELLPPTLRQVHGVEFAGGYRPSGQGTRVGGDFYDVHPGSDARQETFVVLGDVCGKGLDAAVLTGKIRNTLQALLPMADDHHRVLSLLNGALVNSHHTRFATLVLASALRVEGRVRLRLTCAGHPAPLIVRTDGTVEEAETYGTLVGVLPEIEAETAVVELAPGETCLMFTDGITEAKGGPLGGDMFGERRLRNALSECVAMPAEAVVERIQMLATQWIGQGRHDDMAVVAITAPRTARSSAADAHISGR from the coding sequence GTGGAGACGTTCAAGGGTGCTGCTGCCGGTCACCACGGCGTCGGACTCGGTACCGCATGGGGTGCCGCTCCGTACCCCGTGCTGGTGGCGGACACCGCGGGCGCCCTGCTGGAGCCGAACCGGGCGGCCGCGCTCCTCTTCCCCGATGCGGTGCCCGGCGCGTGGCTGCACGAGGTCGTACCGAGCTGGCTGGCCGACGCGCACCGCCGCCTCACCGACCCCCGCCTGGCCGGGGGCCCCGAAGCCGTCCGCTCCGCCCACCGCGAGGGCGCGCTGCCCGTGCGCGGCAAGGCCGGCGGCCGGAGCTTCGAGGCGTACGCGACCTTCGGTGCGGAAGGGGAGGTGGTGTGGTGGCTGATCGACGACACCGACCGCCGGCTGGCCGAGGAAGCCCTCAAGACCGAACGTGAGCGCGCCCTGCTGCTGTCGGAGGTCTCCAACGCACTGCTGGCCTCCATGAACGTCGAACGGTGCATGACACTGACCGCGCAGCTGGCCGCCCGGCACCTGGCGGACGCGGCGGTGGTCATCCCCTCGATGGCCGGCGGCAGCCTGTCGATGATCACCAGCAGCGCCGACGGTGCCGTGACGCGCCGCGCGATCTCCGCGGACCCGGACCAGGTCCCAGGGCTCAGCGAAGCGTTACAAGGTCTGCCGTCGGTGTCCGGCTGCTGGATCGATCCCGCGGCGGTCCCCGAGTGGATGGTGCCGGGCTCCTTCGCCGGCCCCGTCGGCTCGGTGGTGGTCACGCCGCTGCCGGGGCACGGCGTACCGACCGGCGCGCTGGTCCTGCTGCGCCGCGAGGACCGGACGGCGTTCAGCGAGAGCGAGGAGGCCTTCGCCCGGCTGTTCGCCGGACGGGCCGGGGCCGCATGGTCGGTCGTCAAGCTCTACGCCGAGCAGGCGAGCATCACCGCCACCCTGATGCGGGAGCTGCTGCCGCCCACGCTGCGGCAGGTGCACGGCGTGGAGTTCGCCGGCGGATACCGTCCCTCGGGCCAGGGCACCCGGGTCGGCGGAGACTTCTACGACGTCCACCCCGGCAGCGACGCCCGGCAGGAGACCTTCGTCGTGCTGGGTGACGTGTGCGGGAAGGGGCTCGACGCCGCCGTCCTCACCGGCAAGATCCGCAACACGCTGCAGGCGCTGCTGCCGATGGCCGACGACCACCACCGGGTCCTGAGCCTGCTGAACGGCGCGCTGGTCAACTCCCACCACACCCGCTTCGCCACGCTCGTACTGGCCTCGGCGCTGCGGGTGGAAGGGCGGGTACGGCTGCGGCTGACCTGCGCCGGGCACCCGGCACCGCTGATCGTGCGGACCGACGGCACGGTCGAGGAGGCGGAAACCTACGGAACCCTGGTCGGCGTGCTGCCGGAGATCGAGGCCGAGACGGCCGTGGTCGAGCTCGCGCCGGGGGAGACGTGCCTGATGTTCACCGACGGCATCACGGAGGCCAAGGGCGGTCCGCTGGGCGGGGACATGTTCGGCGAGCGGCGGCTGCGGAACGCCCTGTCCGAGTGCGTGGCCATGCCCGCGGAAGCCGTCGTCGAACGCATTCAGATGCTCGCCACGCAGTGGATCGGCCAGGGCCGCCACGACGACATGGCCGTCGTCGCCATCACCGCACCACGGACCGCGCGCAGCAGCGCGGCGGACGCACACATTTCAGGCAGGTAA
- a CDS encoding cobalamin B12-binding domain-containing protein: protein MNTPSHSSSGATPELDVTCTQLWDALLEGDEYAAAQTAFAALDAGLAPEALLLDAIATVQRRIGVEWAANRITVAQEHAATAISDRVVAAVALHTGGRRGIGNKSGRAADRRMTIACVPGEWHALPARLLAEVLTLRGWHVDFLGAHVPTPHLVAHLYRTGADAVALSASLADRLPTVHTTVNACRTAGVPVLAGGAAFGRHGRYARQLGAIWADDARSAADRLEKGLTRPDPAAVRQPADDLPHLEDQEYTLITRSTAQLVQHTLGALEDHVPAMKTYTERQRQYTAEDIAHIIDFLATTLYVDDLTLFTDFMAWTADVLTARDVPPDVLFPAMDILAGQLKDFPRAAEVLNRAHDALVTHLDGRSPGLPDAL from the coding sequence ATGAACACTCCCTCGCACTCGTCCTCCGGCGCCACGCCGGAGCTGGACGTCACCTGCACGCAGCTGTGGGACGCCCTCCTGGAGGGCGACGAATACGCCGCCGCCCAGACCGCCTTCGCCGCCCTCGACGCCGGACTGGCCCCCGAGGCGCTCCTGCTCGACGCGATCGCCACCGTCCAGCGGCGGATCGGCGTCGAATGGGCCGCCAACCGGATCACCGTCGCGCAGGAACACGCCGCCACGGCCATCAGCGACCGTGTGGTGGCCGCCGTGGCGCTGCACACCGGCGGCCGCCGCGGCATCGGCAACAAGAGCGGCCGGGCCGCCGACCGGCGCATGACCATCGCCTGCGTGCCAGGCGAATGGCACGCCCTGCCGGCGCGGTTGCTCGCCGAGGTCCTCACACTGCGCGGCTGGCACGTGGACTTCCTCGGCGCCCACGTCCCCACCCCGCACCTGGTCGCCCACCTCTACCGCACCGGCGCCGATGCCGTCGCCCTCTCCGCCTCCCTCGCCGACCGGCTCCCCACGGTCCACACCACGGTCAACGCCTGCCGTACCGCGGGGGTTCCCGTGCTGGCCGGCGGCGCCGCCTTCGGCCGGCACGGCAGGTACGCGCGCCAACTCGGCGCGATCTGGGCCGACGACGCACGCAGCGCCGCCGACCGGCTGGAGAAGGGACTGACACGGCCCGACCCGGCGGCCGTACGCCAGCCCGCCGACGACCTGCCGCACCTCGAGGACCAGGAGTACACGCTGATCACGCGGTCGACGGCACAGCTGGTGCAGCACACCCTCGGCGCCCTTGAGGACCACGTCCCCGCCATGAAGACGTACACGGAACGGCAGCGGCAGTACACCGCCGAGGACATCGCGCACATCATCGATTTCCTGGCCACCACCCTGTACGTGGACGACCTCACGCTGTTCACCGACTTCATGGCCTGGACCGCGGACGTACTCACCGCCCGTGACGTCCCCCCGGACGTGCTCTTCCCCGCCATGGACATCCTGGCCGGGCAGCTGAAGGACTTCCCCCGCGCGGCCGAAGTGCTCAACCGGGCCCATGACGCGCTGGTCACCCACCTCGACGGCCGTTCCCCCGGCCTGCCCGACGCGCTCTGA
- a CDS encoding L-threonylcarbamoyladenylate synthase yields MAKYFDVHPENPQPRTIGTVADSIRSGALVAYPTDSCFALGCQLGSRDGIDRIRSIRQLDDRHHFTLVCQNFAQLGQFVHIDNDVFRAIKAATPGSYTFILPATKEVPRKLLHAKKKTVGVRIPDHAVAQALLAELGEPLLSSTLLLPGEDEPLTQGWEIKERLDHVVDAVVDSGECGTEPTTVIDFSGSEPELVRRGAGDPSRFE; encoded by the coding sequence ATGGCGAAGTACTTCGACGTGCACCCCGAAAACCCGCAACCGCGCACCATCGGCACTGTGGCCGACAGCATCCGGTCCGGCGCGCTCGTCGCTTACCCGACGGACTCATGTTTCGCCCTCGGATGCCAGCTGGGCAGCCGTGACGGCATCGACCGGATCCGCTCGATCCGGCAGCTCGACGACCGTCACCACTTCACGCTCGTGTGCCAGAACTTCGCCCAGCTCGGCCAGTTCGTCCACATCGACAACGACGTGTTCCGGGCCATCAAGGCCGCGACGCCCGGGAGCTACACCTTCATCCTCCCGGCGACGAAGGAGGTGCCGCGCAAGCTGCTCCACGCGAAGAAGAAGACGGTGGGCGTCCGCATCCCGGACCATGCCGTCGCGCAGGCCCTCCTCGCCGAACTGGGCGAGCCGCTGCTCTCCAGCACCCTCCTCCTGCCCGGCGAGGACGAACCGCTGACGCAGGGCTGGGAGATCAAGGAACGGCTCGACCACGTCGTGGACGCGGTGGTCGACTCGGGCGAGTGCGGCACCGAGCCGACCACGGTCATCGACTTCTCCGGCAGCGAGCCCGAGCTCGTACGCCGGGGCGCGGGCGACCCCTCGCGCTTCGAGTGA
- a CDS encoding phytoene/squalene synthase family protein has translation MTDRELDAAGITDPALRAAYTRCRYLNARHGRTYFLATRLLPPARRPAVHALYGFARWADDIVDSLDDGATGPERREALLRLRRALEDGLRHGHSAEPVVHALADTAARYRIDHRHFTDFMASMHDDLVVTDYATYEELRRYMHGSAAVIGLQMLPVLGTVVPRDRAAPHAAALGIAFQLTNFLRDVGEDLDRGRIYLPADLLGAHGVDRQLLRWSRDTGRPDRRITAALRAAEDLTRGVYREAAPGLAMLDPVARPCIRTAFVLYGAILDTIAAEGYAVLHRRAVVPRRRRAAVALDGLARVVTARLRAGGSPPLVGVTSRTAALRPTGAAKAALRPAGAGEAG, from the coding sequence ATGACCGACCGCGAACTGGACGCCGCCGGCATCACCGACCCGGCCCTGCGCGCGGCGTACACCCGCTGCCGGTACCTGAACGCCCGGCACGGCCGTACGTACTTCCTCGCCACCCGGCTGCTGCCGCCGGCCCGCCGCCCCGCCGTGCACGCCCTGTACGGCTTCGCCCGCTGGGCCGACGACATCGTGGACAGCCTCGACGACGGCGCCACCGGCCCGGAGCGCCGCGAGGCACTGCTGCGGCTCCGGCGGGCCCTGGAGGACGGGCTGCGCCACGGGCACAGCGCGGAGCCCGTGGTGCACGCCCTCGCCGACACCGCCGCCCGGTACCGGATCGACCACCGCCACTTCACCGACTTCATGGCGTCCATGCACGACGACCTGGTGGTCACCGACTACGCCACCTACGAAGAGCTGCGCCGCTACATGCACGGATCGGCCGCGGTGATCGGGCTCCAGATGCTGCCGGTGCTCGGCACGGTGGTGCCCCGCGACCGGGCGGCCCCGCACGCCGCGGCGCTGGGCATCGCCTTCCAGCTCACCAACTTCCTGCGGGACGTGGGGGAGGACCTGGACCGGGGCCGGATCTACCTGCCTGCCGACCTGCTCGGCGCGCACGGCGTCGACCGGCAGCTGCTCCGCTGGAGCCGGGACACCGGACGGCCGGACCGCCGCATCACCGCCGCACTGCGGGCCGCCGAGGACCTCACGCGCGGCGTGTACCGGGAGGCCGCCCCCGGCCTGGCGATGCTCGACCCGGTGGCGCGCCCCTGCATCCGTACCGCGTTCGTGCTCTACGGGGCGATCCTGGACACCATCGCCGCCGAAGGCTACGCCGTACTCCACCGGCGCGCTGTCGTCCCCCGGCGCCGCCGGGCGGCCGTCGCCCTGGACGGCCTCGCCCGGGTGGTGACGGCCCGCCTACGGGCGGGCGGCTCGCCGCCCCTCGTAGGCGTCACAAGCCGGACCGCTGCCCTACGGCCGACAGGAGCCGCCAAAGCTGCCCTGCGGCCGGCCGGAGCGGGGGAGGCCGGATGA
- a CDS encoding DUF5914 domain-containing protein, which produces MSPDGRPVRGRYPLRLRRAPVPWERQRPTWRDARPKLIAAALERALARPSGNWFVVGATRDIGPGRPLGRTVAGHEVVVWRDAGGRLVAGPGACPHLGAPLRDSPVRCGRLVCHWHGLALDGSPFAGWAPLPVHDDGVLVWVRLDAAGGEEPRDTPVIPARPHLPDAVTAVYTGTGVCEPEDVVANRLDPWHGAWFHPYSFVDLTVVTAPDGGPQGADTADDEDGFAVDVSFRLAGRLVVPVRAVFTAPEPRTVVMRITDGEGQGSVVETHATPLTPDDRGRPRTAVIEALVAASDRPGFAAARKAAPALRPLMRAVAGRLWRDDLAYAERRWELRSTGRFPG; this is translated from the coding sequence ATGAGCCCCGACGGCCGCCCCGTACGCGGGCGTTACCCGCTCCGCCTGCGCCGCGCCCCCGTCCCCTGGGAACGCCAGCGGCCGACGTGGCGGGACGCCAGGCCGAAGCTGATCGCCGCGGCACTCGAACGCGCGCTGGCCCGCCCGTCCGGCAACTGGTTCGTCGTCGGCGCCACCCGGGACATCGGACCCGGCCGCCCCCTGGGCCGTACGGTCGCCGGACACGAGGTGGTCGTCTGGCGCGACGCCGGCGGACGCCTGGTCGCCGGCCCGGGCGCCTGCCCCCACCTCGGCGCGCCGCTACGGGACAGCCCCGTCCGCTGCGGCCGTCTCGTCTGCCACTGGCACGGACTCGCCCTGGACGGCAGCCCGTTCGCGGGCTGGGCACCACTGCCCGTGCACGACGACGGGGTACTGGTCTGGGTACGCCTGGACGCAGCGGGCGGGGAGGAACCACGGGACACCCCGGTGATCCCGGCACGCCCGCACCTGCCCGACGCGGTGACGGCCGTCTACACCGGTACCGGCGTGTGCGAGCCGGAGGACGTGGTGGCCAACCGCCTCGATCCCTGGCACGGCGCCTGGTTCCACCCGTACTCCTTCGTGGACCTCACGGTGGTGACGGCGCCGGACGGCGGGCCGCAGGGGGCGGACACGGCCGACGACGAGGACGGGTTCGCGGTGGACGTCTCCTTCCGCCTCGCCGGCCGCCTGGTGGTCCCCGTACGCGCGGTGTTCACGGCCCCGGAGCCCCGCACGGTCGTCATGCGCATCACCGACGGCGAAGGCCAGGGCTCCGTGGTCGAGACCCACGCCACCCCGCTCACCCCCGACGACCGGGGGCGGCCGCGCACCGCGGTGATCGAAGCGCTGGTGGCGGCCTCCGACCGCCCCGGTTTCGCGGCAGCGCGCAAGGCGGCCCCCGCCCTGCGCCCCCTCATGCGGGCCGTCGCCGGCCGGCTGTGGCGTGACGACCTGGCCTACGCCGAACGCCGCTGGGAACTACGCAGCACGGGCCGCTTCCCTGGCTGA
- a CDS encoding lycopene cyclase family protein, which translates to MLDADVAIVGAGAAGLSLAHRLSSPVGGGRRPVVALVDAPPGPLRPPRRTWCFWERDDGAYEAAVTASWQRLAVHDTQGRTAAGCIAPLRYKMIRSDDFEALVRRELAARPGVRRIEAAVDAVRDVPGGAEVHGTTAGGEPVTVAARWVFDSRPLGILPAARTTLLQHFRGWFVRTERPAFDPQEVRLMDFRTPQPSHGLSFGYVLPTGRRTALVEYTEFSAAPLSTDAYEAALRHYTQDVLGLGGLSVTGTETGVIPMTDAPFARQAGPAVFRIGAAGGATRPSTGYTFAAVQRQTGAIAAAYRAGRRPVPPPPHAARSRAMDSVLLRALDTGRVDGADFFARLFRRVPLERLLRFLDGRTRLYEDLAIGLHTPVLPMLRTVAELPLLPRRPFPRP; encoded by the coding sequence GTGCTCGACGCGGATGTCGCCATCGTGGGGGCGGGGGCCGCGGGCCTCTCCCTGGCCCACCGGCTCTCGTCACCCGTGGGCGGCGGCCGGCGGCCGGTGGTGGCACTCGTCGACGCGCCTCCGGGGCCGCTGCGCCCGCCGCGGCGCACCTGGTGCTTCTGGGAACGTGACGACGGCGCCTACGAAGCGGCGGTCACCGCCTCCTGGCAGCGGCTCGCCGTGCACGACACCCAGGGCAGGACGGCGGCGGGCTGCATCGCGCCGCTGCGCTACAAGATGATCCGCTCGGACGACTTCGAAGCACTGGTGCGGCGCGAGCTGGCGGCGCGCCCCGGTGTCCGCCGCATCGAGGCGGCGGTCGACGCGGTGCGGGACGTGCCCGGGGGCGCCGAGGTGCACGGCACGACGGCCGGAGGCGAGCCCGTGACCGTGGCCGCCCGCTGGGTGTTCGACTCGCGGCCGCTGGGGATCCTGCCGGCGGCCCGTACGACGCTGCTCCAGCACTTCCGGGGCTGGTTCGTCCGTACCGAGCGGCCCGCCTTCGACCCTCAGGAGGTGCGGCTGATGGACTTCCGTACGCCGCAGCCGTCACACGGCCTGTCCTTCGGGTACGTGCTGCCCACGGGGCGGCGCACGGCTCTGGTGGAGTACACGGAGTTCTCGGCGGCACCACTGAGCACGGACGCGTACGAAGCTGCGCTGCGCCACTACACGCAGGACGTGCTGGGCCTGGGCGGCCTGTCCGTCACCGGTACGGAGACCGGCGTGATCCCCATGACGGACGCGCCGTTCGCCCGGCAGGCCGGGCCCGCCGTCTTCCGCATCGGCGCGGCCGGCGGTGCCACGCGCCCGTCGACCGGGTACACCTTCGCCGCCGTACAGCGGCAGACCGGGGCGATCGCCGCCGCCTACCGCGCGGGCCGCCGCCCGGTCCCGCCACCGCCGCACGCGGCACGGTCCCGTGCGATGGACTCCGTACTGCTGCGCGCCCTGGACACCGGGCGGGTGGACGGCGCCGACTTCTTCGCGCGGCTGTTCCGGCGCGTACCCCTGGAGCGGCTGCTGCGCTTCCTGGACGGGCGTACGCGGCTGTACGAGGACCTCGCGATCGGGCTGCACACCCCCGTGCTGCCGATGCTCCGCACAGTGGCCGAGCTGCCGCTGCTCCCCCGGCGGCCGTTCCCGCGCCCGTGA
- the crtI gene encoding phytoene desaturase family protein, which yields MTRTLPGPTDHVVVVGAGLAGLAAALHLLGAGRRVTVVERGPLPGGRAGRIERGGYRIDTGPTVLTMPDLADEAFAAVGGSLRERVELVPLHPAYRAHFADGSRLDVHTGPEAMEAEVERFAGAREAAGYRRLRGWLEEVYRAQMRRFIDANFDSPLQLLNPDLARLAALGGFGRLDARIARHLHDERLRRVFTFQALYAGVPPARALAAYAVIAYMDTVAGVYFPRGGMHALPRAMAEAAAEAGADLRYGHDVTRLERSGSRVTAVLTSQGRIPCDAVVLTPDLPVAYRLLGRRPRRPVRLRHSPSAVVLHAGTDRTWPDLAHHTLSFGGAWRRTFDELTRTGRPMTDPSLLITRPTATDPSLAPPGRHLHYILAPCPNTDIGPSAAEWRDLAPRYRDHLLSELQRRGLDGIAAAVEEQCLVTPADWHAQGHAAGTPFSAAHTFAQTGPFRPRNLVGGTENAVLAGCGTTPGVGVPTVLLSGKLAAARVTGPPPRPRTRIRAPRPATEGTRP from the coding sequence ATGACCAGGACCCTCCCCGGGCCCACCGACCACGTCGTCGTGGTCGGAGCCGGGCTCGCCGGCCTCGCGGCCGCCCTGCACCTGCTCGGCGCCGGACGCCGGGTCACCGTCGTCGAGCGCGGTCCGCTGCCCGGCGGCCGCGCCGGGCGGATCGAGCGCGGCGGTTACCGCATCGACACCGGTCCCACCGTCCTGACCATGCCGGATCTCGCCGACGAGGCCTTCGCGGCGGTGGGCGGCAGCCTCCGGGAGCGCGTCGAGCTCGTTCCCCTGCACCCCGCCTACAGAGCGCACTTCGCCGACGGCAGCAGGCTCGACGTGCACACCGGGCCCGAGGCGATGGAGGCCGAGGTCGAACGTTTCGCCGGAGCCCGGGAGGCCGCCGGCTACCGGCGCCTGCGCGGCTGGCTGGAGGAGGTCTACCGGGCACAGATGCGCCGCTTCATCGACGCGAACTTCGACTCACCGCTCCAGCTGCTCAACCCCGACCTGGCCCGCCTCGCCGCACTGGGCGGCTTCGGCCGCCTCGACGCCCGGATCGCCCGCCACCTGCACGACGAGCGGCTGCGCCGGGTGTTCACCTTCCAGGCCCTGTACGCGGGCGTCCCGCCGGCCCGCGCCCTGGCCGCGTACGCCGTCATCGCGTACATGGACACCGTCGCGGGCGTGTACTTCCCGCGCGGCGGCATGCACGCCCTGCCGCGGGCCATGGCGGAGGCCGCCGCCGAAGCCGGTGCCGACCTGCGGTACGGACACGACGTCACCCGCCTGGAACGCTCCGGCAGCCGCGTCACCGCGGTGCTCACCTCCCAGGGCCGCATCCCGTGCGACGCGGTCGTCCTCACCCCCGACCTGCCCGTCGCCTACCGGCTGCTGGGCCGCCGCCCGCGGCGCCCGGTACGGCTGCGCCACTCGCCCTCCGCGGTCGTCCTGCACGCGGGCACCGACCGCACCTGGCCGGACCTCGCCCACCACACGCTGTCCTTCGGCGGTGCCTGGCGGCGTACCTTCGACGAACTCACCAGGACCGGCCGCCCGATGACCGACCCGTCCCTCCTGATCACGCGCCCCACCGCCACCGATCCGTCGCTCGCGCCCCCCGGCCGCCACCTGCACTACATCCTGGCGCCCTGCCCCAACACCGACATCGGGCCGAGCGCCGCCGAGTGGCGCGACCTCGCGCCGCGCTACCGCGACCACCTGCTCAGCGAACTCCAGCGCCGCGGACTCGACGGCATCGCCGCCGCCGTCGAAGAGCAGTGCCTGGTCACACCGGCCGACTGGCACGCACAAGGACACGCGGCGGGCACGCCGTTCTCCGCCGCCCACACCTTCGCGCAGACCGGCCCCTTCCGTCCGCGCAACCTCGTCGGCGGCACCGAGAACGCCGTACTCGCGGGCTGCGGCACCACACCGGGCGTCGGCGTACCGACCGTCCTGCTCTCGGGCAAACTGGCGGCCGCCCGGGTCACCGGCCCGCCGCCCCGTCCCCGTACCCGCATCCGGGCCCCGCGTCCGGCCACGGAAGGCACCCGGCCATGA